In one Janibacter cremeus genomic region, the following are encoded:
- the acnA gene encoding aconitate hydratase AcnA has product MASANTFNAKDQLTVGDSSYEFYRIDAVEGSENLPYSLKVLLENQLRTEDGENVTADHINALGSWDETAEPSTEIQFTPARVIMQDFTGVPCIVDLATMREAVAELGGDPEKINPLAPAELVIDHSVQIDEFGTSESFAHNVDFEYQRNNERYQFLRWGQTAFDDFKVVPPGTGIVHQVNIEHLARVTMTRDGVAYPDTCVGTDSHTTMENGLGVLGWGVGGIEAEAAMLGQPVSMLIPRVVGFKLTGAIPAGATATDVVLTITEMLREHGVVGKFVEFYGEGVAQVPLANRATIGNMSPEFGSTAAMFPIDDITLEYLRLTGRPEEQVALVEAYAKEQGMWLDPAVEPRFSEKLELDLSTVVPSIAGPKRPQDRISVSEAKQQFRGDLKNYVVDGHGITKSSVDDELQDTFPASDSPSHDAHELSEGAGRPEHSAMRANGDRASNPAAVTLDGTQVDIDHGHVVIASITSCTNTSNPSVMMAAAMLAKNAVERGLQVKPWVKTSMAPGSKVVTEYYEKAGMWPYLEKLGYHLVGYGCTTCIGNSGPIIPEVSEAVNANDLAVTSVLSGNRNFEGRINPDVKMNYLASPPLVIAYALAGTMDFDFASEPLGQDKEGKDVYLEDLWPNPADVQSTIDAAVSQEMFTEKYADVFAGDERWTSLDTPEGNTFEWAEDSTYVRKPTFFDGMTQELDTVEDISGARVLALLGDSVTTDHISPAGAIKADSPAGVYLTEHGVDRKDFNSYGSRRGNHEVMVRGTFANIRLKNLLLDGVEGGFTRNFLEGGEQTTIFEASEAYLEAGVPLVVLAGKEYGSGSSRDWAAKGTSLLGVKAVIAESFERIHRSNLIGMGVIPLQFPEGQTAESLGLDGTESFDISGITALNDGPAPKTVTVTATKEGGETVTFDAVVRIDTPGEAGYYRNGGILQYVLRSLAA; this is encoded by the coding sequence GTGGCCAGTGCGAACACCTTCAACGCGAAGGACCAGCTCACCGTCGGTGACTCGTCCTACGAGTTCTACCGGATCGACGCGGTCGAGGGTTCCGAGAACCTCCCGTACAGCCTCAAGGTGCTGCTGGAGAACCAGCTGCGCACCGAGGACGGTGAGAACGTCACCGCGGACCACATCAACGCCCTCGGTTCCTGGGACGAGACCGCCGAGCCGAGCACGGAGATCCAGTTCACGCCGGCTCGCGTGATCATGCAGGACTTCACCGGCGTGCCCTGCATCGTCGACCTCGCCACCATGCGCGAGGCCGTCGCCGAGCTCGGCGGCGACCCGGAGAAGATCAACCCGCTGGCACCCGCCGAGCTGGTCATCGACCACTCGGTGCAGATCGACGAGTTCGGCACGAGCGAGTCCTTCGCGCACAACGTCGACTTCGAGTACCAGCGCAACAACGAGCGCTACCAGTTCCTGCGCTGGGGCCAGACGGCCTTCGACGACTTCAAGGTCGTTCCCCCGGGCACCGGCATCGTCCACCAGGTCAACATCGAGCACCTGGCCCGCGTGACCATGACCCGCGACGGGGTCGCCTACCCCGACACCTGTGTCGGCACCGACAGCCACACCACGATGGAGAACGGCCTGGGTGTCCTGGGCTGGGGCGTCGGCGGCATCGAGGCCGAGGCCGCGATGCTCGGCCAGCCGGTCTCGATGCTCATCCCGCGCGTCGTCGGCTTCAAGCTGACCGGGGCCATCCCGGCCGGCGCGACCGCCACGGACGTCGTGCTGACGATCACCGAGATGCTGCGCGAGCACGGCGTCGTCGGCAAGTTCGTCGAGTTCTACGGCGAGGGCGTCGCGCAGGTGCCGCTGGCCAACCGCGCCACCATCGGCAACATGAGCCCCGAGTTCGGCTCGACCGCCGCGATGTTCCCCATCGACGACATCACGCTGGAGTACCTGCGCCTCACCGGTCGCCCCGAGGAGCAGGTCGCCCTCGTCGAGGCCTACGCCAAGGAGCAGGGCATGTGGCTCGACCCGGCCGTCGAGCCGCGCTTCTCCGAGAAGCTCGAGCTCGACCTGTCCACGGTCGTGCCCTCCATCGCCGGCCCGAAGCGTCCGCAGGACCGCATCTCCGTCTCCGAGGCCAAGCAGCAGTTCCGCGGCGACCTGAAGAACTACGTCGTCGACGGCCACGGCATCACCAAGAGCTCGGTCGACGATGAGCTGCAGGACACCTTCCCGGCGTCCGACTCGCCGAGCCACGACGCCCACGAGCTGTCCGAGGGGGCCGGCCGTCCGGAGCACTCCGCGATGCGGGCCAACGGTGACCGCGCCAGCAACCCGGCCGCGGTGACCCTGGACGGGACGCAGGTCGACATCGACCACGGGCACGTCGTCATCGCCTCGATCACCAGCTGCACCAACACCTCGAACCCGTCGGTGATGATGGCCGCCGCGATGCTGGCGAAGAACGCGGTCGAGCGCGGCCTGCAGGTCAAGCCCTGGGTCAAGACCTCCATGGCGCCCGGCTCCAAGGTCGTCACCGAGTACTACGAGAAGGCCGGCATGTGGCCCTACCTCGAGAAGCTCGGGTACCACCTCGTCGGCTACGGCTGCACGACCTGCATCGGCAACTCCGGGCCGATCATCCCGGAGGTCTCCGAGGCCGTGAACGCCAACGACCTGGCGGTCACCTCGGTCCTCTCCGGCAACCGCAACTTCGAGGGGCGCATCAACCCCGACGTGAAGATGAACTACCTGGCCTCCCCGCCGCTGGTCATCGCCTACGCGCTCGCCGGCACGATGGACTTCGACTTCGCGTCCGAGCCGCTGGGGCAGGACAAGGAGGGCAAGGACGTCTACCTCGAGGACCTCTGGCCCAACCCGGCCGACGTGCAGAGCACGATCGACGCCGCGGTCAGCCAGGAGATGTTCACCGAGAAGTACGCCGACGTCTTCGCCGGGGACGAGCGCTGGACCTCGCTCGACACGCCGGAGGGGAATACCTTCGAGTGGGCCGAGGACTCCACGTACGTGCGCAAGCCCACGTTCTTCGACGGGATGACCCAGGAGCTCGACACCGTCGAGGACATCTCCGGCGCCCGCGTGCTCGCGCTGCTCGGGGACTCGGTCACCACCGACCACATCAGCCCGGCCGGTGCGATCAAGGCCGACAGCCCGGCCGGTGTGTACCTCACCGAGCACGGTGTCGACCGCAAGGACTTCAACTCCTACGGCTCGCGTCGCGGCAACCACGAGGTCATGGTCCGCGGCACCTTCGCCAACATCCGGCTGAAGAACCTGCTGCTGGACGGCGTCGAGGGTGGCTTCACCCGCAACTTCCTCGAGGGTGGGGAGCAGACGACGATCTTCGAGGCCAGCGAGGCCTACCTCGAGGCCGGTGTCCCGCTCGTCGTCCTGGCCGGCAAGGAGTACGGCTCCGGCTCCTCGCGCGACTGGGCGGCCAAGGGCACCAGCCTGCTGGGCGTCAAGGCGGTCATCGCCGAGTCCTTCGAGCGGATCCACCGCTCGAACCTCATCGGCATGGGCGTCATCCCGCTGCAGTTCCCCGAGGGGCAGACGGCGGAGTCGCTCGGCCTGGACGGCACGGAGTCCTTCGACATCTCCGGCATCACGGCCCTCAACGACGGCCCGGCCCCGAAGACCGTCACGGTCACCGCGACGAAGGAGGGTGGCGAGACCGTCACCTTCGACGCGGTCGTGCGCATCGACACCCCCGGCGAGGCGGGCTACTACCGCAACGGCGGCATCCTGCAGTACGTGCTGCGTTCGCTCGCTGCCTGA
- the dxs gene encoding 1-deoxy-D-xylulose-5-phosphate synthase: MAVLQTITSPADLKRVPAEQLGVLAEEIRAFLVEQVSRSGGHLGPNLGVVELTLAIHRVFDSPSDTVVFDTGHQSYVHKLLTGRQDFSGLRTRGGLSGYPKRSESEHDVVENSHASTSLSWAEGIARGYHLRGEDRHAVAVIGDGALTGGMAWEALNNIAANKDLPLVIVVNDNERSYAPTIGGLADHLAMLRTHRQYEQVLDWGKETLHRTPVVGRTAYQAFHSMKKGAKDFWAPQGMFEDLGIKYVGPVDGHDEAAVEQALRRARAFGGPVIVHVITQKGRGYDHAVGDVADQFHAVGKINPETGLPLEIAGRSWTDEFSDEMLDLGRERTDIVAIAAAMMMPVGLKPFADAYPERTIDVGIAEQHATTMAAGLAFAGMHPVVAIYATFLNRAFDQLLMDCAMHRAGVTFVLDRSGVTGPDGASHHGMWDMSLVSIVPGLRLAAPRDGQQIRRALREAVDIDDGPTVIRFPKGSVAEPLEAISTTEGLDVLAGDTEVDPEVLIVSVGSMAATATTVGEKLEAEGHDVLVVDPRWVLPVPDGVIELARRAGRVAVIEDNNVAGGVGAEVSRALEEAGLSVPVHRFGLPKEFIEHASRAQVLEAAGLTPEPIVERLRERL, translated from the coding sequence GTGGCAGTCCTGCAGACGATCACCTCTCCCGCCGACCTCAAGCGGGTCCCTGCCGAGCAGCTCGGCGTCCTCGCCGAGGAGATCCGGGCCTTCCTCGTCGAGCAGGTCTCGCGCAGCGGGGGGCACCTCGGACCCAACCTCGGCGTCGTCGAGCTGACCCTGGCCATCCACCGGGTCTTCGACTCGCCGAGCGACACCGTCGTCTTCGACACCGGGCACCAGTCCTACGTGCACAAGCTCCTGACCGGACGGCAGGACTTCAGCGGGTTGCGCACCCGAGGTGGGCTCTCCGGCTACCCGAAGCGCTCCGAGTCCGAGCACGACGTCGTGGAGAACAGCCACGCCTCGACCTCCCTCTCGTGGGCCGAGGGCATCGCCCGGGGATACCACCTGCGTGGCGAGGACAGGCACGCCGTCGCGGTCATCGGTGACGGTGCGCTGACCGGCGGCATGGCCTGGGAGGCGCTGAACAACATCGCCGCCAACAAGGACCTGCCGCTCGTCATCGTCGTCAACGACAACGAGCGCTCCTACGCCCCGACGATCGGCGGACTGGCCGACCACCTGGCGATGCTGCGGACCCACCGCCAGTACGAGCAGGTGCTCGACTGGGGCAAGGAGACGCTGCACAGGACCCCCGTCGTCGGCCGGACCGCCTACCAGGCATTCCACTCGATGAAGAAGGGCGCCAAGGACTTCTGGGCGCCGCAGGGCATGTTCGAGGACCTGGGGATCAAGTACGTCGGCCCCGTCGACGGCCACGACGAGGCCGCCGTGGAGCAGGCGCTGCGCCGGGCCCGCGCCTTCGGCGGGCCGGTCATCGTCCACGTCATCACGCAGAAGGGCCGCGGTTACGACCACGCCGTGGGCGACGTGGCCGACCAGTTCCACGCGGTCGGCAAGATCAACCCCGAGACCGGTCTGCCCCTGGAGATCGCCGGACGGTCGTGGACCGACGAGTTCAGCGACGAGATGCTCGACCTCGGTCGGGAGCGCACGGACATCGTCGCCATCGCGGCGGCGATGATGATGCCGGTCGGCCTGAAGCCCTTCGCCGACGCCTACCCCGAGCGCACCATCGACGTGGGCATCGCCGAGCAGCACGCGACGACGATGGCCGCCGGGCTGGCCTTCGCGGGGATGCACCCGGTCGTCGCGATCTACGCCACCTTCCTCAACCGCGCCTTCGACCAGCTGCTCATGGACTGCGCGATGCACCGGGCGGGCGTGACCTTCGTCCTCGACCGCTCGGGCGTCACCGGACCGGACGGCGCGAGCCACCACGGCATGTGGGACATGTCCCTCGTCTCCATCGTGCCCGGCCTGCGCCTGGCAGCGCCCCGGGACGGGCAGCAGATCCGTCGTGCCCTGCGCGAGGCGGTCGACATCGACGACGGGCCCACCGTCATCCGCTTCCCCAAGGGCAGCGTTGCCGAGCCGCTGGAGGCGATCTCGACCACCGAGGGCCTGGACGTGCTGGCCGGTGACACCGAGGTGGACCCCGAGGTGCTCATCGTCTCCGTCGGCTCCATGGCCGCCACCGCGACGACGGTCGGGGAGAAGCTCGAGGCCGAGGGCCACGACGTCCTCGTGGTCGACCCCCGCTGGGTGCTGCCCGTGCCGGACGGGGTCATCGAGCTCGCCCGTCGGGCCGGCCGGGTCGCGGTCATCGAGGACAACAACGTCGCCGGTGGCGTGGGCGCAGAGGTCTCCCGTGCCCTCGAGGAGGCCGGCCTGTCCGTGCCGGTGCACCGCTTCGGGCTGCCCAAGGAGTTCATCGAGCACGCCTCGCGGGCGCAGGTCCTCGAGGCCGCCGGCCTGACCCCGGAGCCGATCGTCGAGCGGTTGCGCGAGCGGCTGTGA
- a CDS encoding helix-turn-helix domain-containing protein: MASEDDPPIDQATGLLELLASDASIARLAAAPAPEEIKDLVLRVGTARDEHRRREAAQSALLDIARELASEEDPGTVLEAIVRRARTLLGTDLAYLTLYDPAAGDTFMRVTDGSVSAEFQSLRLSLGDGLGGLVASTRKPYWTADYSADQRFSHTTTIDSGVGDEGIIAICGTPLIVESNFVGVLFAANRSPRPFSRTEVGLLGNLAALAAVAIVQTRALAEAQTALAALSEAHETVRQQALGVERAAAAHDRFASVVLEGGGVADVTRALVELLGGWAVLFDDAGERLSSFGPAPTSRTEGDELLALPVVDEARHDLGRLVEDDGVHAIGIIAAREQLGTLVVGAPRTLEDADQRTVERAAVVTALVLLFERQADAARQSARNRIVTDLVGARGSHDDRTLSLRHAGLDPRGPLCLLVARGGDATQHRALALTVGTALGEGTLVGSHDDEIIALVPGDDPDALARSLVARVSRGPRITVGGSGPIGDVDDLPTAHEEAARTLRALLALGRAGTGAAATELGFAGLIVGSDPDVRDYVRTVLGPVLDYDASRGSDLVGTLVAYFAAGASPRHAAHELHVHVNTVAQRLGRVAALLGDDWQHPERALELQLALRLRRLLAT; the protein is encoded by the coding sequence ATGGCCAGCGAGGACGACCCCCCGATCGACCAGGCGACCGGTCTGCTCGAGCTGCTCGCCTCGGACGCCTCGATCGCCCGACTCGCGGCCGCGCCGGCTCCCGAGGAGATCAAGGACCTCGTCCTGCGCGTCGGGACGGCCCGTGACGAGCACCGTCGCCGGGAGGCGGCGCAGTCCGCGCTGCTGGACATCGCACGGGAGCTGGCCTCGGAGGAGGACCCGGGCACCGTCCTGGAGGCCATCGTCCGACGGGCCCGCACCCTCCTGGGCACGGACCTGGCCTACCTGACCCTCTACGACCCCGCGGCCGGCGACACCTTCATGCGGGTGACCGACGGGTCGGTGTCCGCGGAGTTCCAGTCACTGCGGCTCTCGCTCGGGGACGGTCTCGGGGGCCTGGTCGCCTCCACCCGCAAGCCCTACTGGACGGCCGACTACTCGGCCGACCAGCGCTTCAGCCACACGACCACGATCGACAGTGGTGTCGGTGACGAGGGCATCATCGCCATCTGCGGCACGCCCCTGATCGTGGAGTCGAACTTCGTCGGCGTCCTCTTCGCCGCGAACCGCAGCCCGCGCCCCTTCTCCCGCACCGAGGTCGGCCTCCTCGGCAACCTCGCGGCGCTCGCCGCCGTCGCCATCGTGCAGACCCGGGCGCTCGCCGAGGCGCAGACCGCGCTGGCCGCGCTCTCCGAGGCGCACGAGACGGTGCGGCAGCAGGCACTGGGTGTCGAGCGCGCGGCCGCGGCCCACGACCGCTTCGCCTCGGTGGTGCTCGAGGGCGGTGGCGTCGCGGACGTCACGCGTGCGCTCGTCGAGCTCCTCGGGGGGTGGGCGGTCCTCTTCGACGACGCCGGGGAGCGCCTGAGCTCCTTCGGTCCGGCCCCCACGTCCCGGACGGAGGGTGACGAGCTCCTGGCCCTGCCCGTCGTCGACGAGGCGCGTCACGACCTCGGTCGACTCGTCGAGGACGACGGGGTCCACGCGATCGGGATCATCGCGGCGCGCGAGCAGCTGGGCACCCTCGTGGTCGGCGCCCCACGCACTCTCGAGGACGCCGACCAGCGCACGGTCGAGCGGGCCGCCGTCGTCACCGCCCTCGTCCTCCTCTTCGAGCGGCAGGCGGACGCGGCCCGGCAGAGCGCCCGCAACCGCATCGTCACCGACCTCGTCGGCGCCCGCGGCAGCCACGACGACCGGACCCTCTCCCTGCGTCACGCCGGGCTGGACCCGCGTGGCCCCCTGTGCCTGCTGGTGGCCCGCGGTGGCGACGCGACCCAGCACCGCGCGCTGGCGCTCACCGTGGGTACCGCCCTCGGTGAGGGCACGCTCGTGGGCTCGCACGACGACGAGATCATCGCCCTCGTCCCCGGTGACGACCCGGACGCCCTCGCCCGCTCACTGGTCGCCCGGGTCTCCCGGGGTCCGCGGATCACGGTCGGCGGCAGTGGCCCGATCGGTGACGTCGACGACCTGCCCACGGCCCACGAGGAGGCGGCACGCACCCTCCGGGCGCTCCTCGCCCTCGGCCGGGCGGGCACCGGCGCCGCCGCGACCGAGCTGGGTTTCGCCGGTTTGATCGTCGGCTCCGACCCCGACGTCCGGGACTACGTCCGCACCGTCCTCGGGCCGGTCCTGGACTACGACGCCTCCCGCGGCAGCGACCTCGTCGGTACGCTCGTGGCCTATTTCGCGGCCGGGGCGAGCCCCCGGCACGCGGCCCACGAGCTGCACGTCCACGTCAACACCGTCGCACAGCGACTGGGGCGGGTGGCCGCGCTGCTCGGTGACGACTGGCAGCACCCGGAGCGCGCCCTCGAGCTCCAGCTGGCGCTGCGCCTGCGCCGCTTGCTGGCCACCTGA
- a CDS encoding 3-hydroxybutyrate dehydrogenase, producing the protein MTIQTQRPDGASAPLSTLSPDLTGRHVLVTGAASGIGAACVAAFAAAGARVTAADLDEGGLAHLLESHPDARIGTRAIDLADLDALADLPTDVDVLVNNAGIQHVSPVHEFPLERFDLIQRLMLHSPFRLVRAVLPHMYEQGWGRVINVSSVHGLRASAFKSAYVTAKHGLEGLSKVVALEGAEHGVTSNCLNPAYVRTPLVEKQIADQAATHGISEDEVLEQVMLAPVALKRLVEVDEVAAMALFLCTPAATSITGASLPMDCGWTAH; encoded by the coding sequence ATGACGATCCAGACCCAGCGCCCCGACGGCGCCTCCGCGCCCCTGTCGACCCTCTCGCCGGACCTGACGGGTCGGCACGTCCTCGTCACCGGCGCCGCGAGCGGGATCGGGGCGGCGTGCGTGGCCGCCTTCGCCGCAGCCGGTGCCCGCGTCACCGCGGCCGACCTCGACGAAGGGGGCCTGGCCCACCTGCTCGAGAGCCACCCGGACGCGCGGATCGGGACCCGGGCCATCGACCTCGCCGACCTCGATGCCCTGGCGGACCTGCCCACGGACGTGGACGTGCTCGTCAACAACGCCGGCATCCAGCACGTCAGCCCGGTGCACGAGTTCCCGCTCGAGCGCTTCGACCTCATCCAGCGGCTGATGCTGCACTCCCCCTTCCGGCTCGTGCGTGCGGTCCTGCCGCACATGTACGAGCAGGGGTGGGGACGGGTCATCAACGTCTCCAGCGTTCACGGGTTGCGGGCCAGCGCCTTCAAGTCCGCCTACGTCACGGCCAAGCACGGGTTGGAGGGCCTGAGCAAGGTGGTGGCCCTCGAGGGGGCGGAGCACGGCGTCACGAGCAACTGCCTCAACCCGGCGTACGTGCGCACGCCGCTGGTGGAGAAGCAGATCGCGGACCAGGCGGCGACGCACGGCATCTCCGAGGACGAGGTCCTCGAGCAGGTCATGCTGGCGCCGGTGGCCCTCAAGCGTCTCGTCGAGGTCGACGAGGTGGCGGCCATGGCACTCTTCCTCTGCACTCCTGCGGCGACCTCCATCACGGGCGCGTCCCTCCCCATGGACTGCGGCTGGACCGCGCACTGA
- a CDS encoding GntP family permease, producing MSLGLIGIVVSLGLLMYLAYRGINVLILAPILALLATLMAGGPMLATYTQVFMPALGGYAITYFPLFLLGAIFGKVMDVSGSAKAIADFIVTRIGASRAILAITLACGILTYGGVSLFVVAFAVFPIAAALFKEAGLPKRLIPATIALGSFTFTMTALPGTPAIQNAIPAPFFSTNAFAAPGLGAIAGLIMLVGGVLWLDRRAKKLIAAGEGYEPPVIAGGGFPGFGRKKAAEEQPRVEHSDQDDHLMERPHVPVWLAFLPIVVVIGLNYALVNWIFPSMEFEYLQQEAYGSVGIDKVAGIWGIIVALVAAIVLNLGTNWGRIQDVKATVNEGTMGSLLPIFNTASEVGYGAVIASLAAFTTIKEAVLGVSGNPLVSLALSVNVLAGVTGSASGGMSIALEALGDQFRTMAVEQGIDLELVHRVTAIASGGFDALPHNGAVITLLGICGLTHRQSYKDIGVVAVLIPVIALVAVIVLGTLFGSF from the coding sequence ATGTCCCTCGGACTCATCGGCATCGTCGTGTCGCTAGGCCTGCTGATGTACCTGGCCTACCGCGGCATCAACGTGCTGATCCTCGCGCCCATCCTGGCGCTGCTGGCCACCCTCATGGCCGGTGGGCCGATGCTGGCGACCTACACCCAGGTCTTCATGCCGGCCCTCGGCGGGTACGCCATCACGTACTTCCCGCTGTTCCTGCTGGGCGCCATCTTCGGCAAGGTGATGGACGTCAGCGGCAGTGCCAAGGCGATCGCTGACTTCATCGTCACCCGCATCGGCGCCAGCCGCGCCATCCTCGCCATCACCCTGGCCTGCGGCATCCTCACCTACGGCGGTGTCTCGCTCTTCGTCGTCGCCTTCGCCGTCTTCCCGATCGCGGCAGCCCTGTTCAAGGAGGCCGGCCTGCCCAAGCGGCTCATCCCGGCCACCATCGCGCTGGGCTCCTTCACCTTCACGATGACGGCGCTGCCGGGCACCCCGGCCATCCAGAACGCCATCCCGGCGCCCTTCTTCAGCACCAACGCCTTCGCCGCGCCCGGGCTGGGCGCCATCGCCGGCCTGATCATGCTCGTCGGTGGTGTCCTCTGGCTCGACCGTCGCGCGAAGAAGCTCATCGCGGCGGGCGAGGGGTACGAGCCGCCGGTGATCGCCGGTGGTGGATTCCCCGGCTTCGGCCGGAAGAAGGCCGCCGAGGAGCAGCCCCGGGTCGAGCACAGCGACCAGGACGACCACCTCATGGAGCGGCCCCACGTACCCGTCTGGCTCGCCTTCCTGCCGATCGTCGTCGTCATCGGGCTCAACTACGCGCTGGTCAACTGGATCTTCCCGAGCATGGAGTTCGAGTACCTGCAGCAGGAGGCCTACGGCTCGGTCGGCATCGACAAGGTCGCCGGCATCTGGGGCATCATCGTGGCCCTCGTCGCGGCGATCGTGCTGAACCTGGGCACCAACTGGGGCCGCATCCAGGACGTCAAGGCGACGGTCAACGAGGGCACCATGGGTTCCCTCCTGCCGATCTTCAACACCGCCTCGGAGGTCGGCTACGGAGCGGTCATCGCCTCCCTCGCCGCCTTCACGACCATCAAGGAGGCGGTCCTGGGCGTCTCGGGCAACCCGTTGGTCTCCCTGGCCCTGTCGGTCAACGTGCTCGCCGGTGTCACCGGCTCGGCCTCCGGCGGTATGAGCATCGCGCTCGAGGCCCTCGGCGACCAGTTCCGCACGATGGCGGTCGAGCAGGGCATCGACCTCGAGCTGGTCCACCGCGTCACGGCGATCGCCTCCGGTGGCTTCGACGCCCTGCCGCACAACGGTGCCGTGATCACCCTGCTGGGGATCTGCGGGCTCACCCACCGCCAGTCCTACAAGGACATCGGTGTCGTGGCGGTGCTGATCCCGGTGATCGCCCTCGTCGCGGTGATCGTCCTGGGCACGCTGTTCGGCAGCTTCTGA
- a CDS encoding helix-turn-helix domain-containing protein yields MSDDYLARIGTTIKDARHRAGLSQADLAVRLETSQSAVTRIEAGGQNLTLDSLARISEALDTELVALTRTSGSGAVHLKVEGGRRLSGAIDVKTSKNAAVALLCASLLNKGTTTLRNLARIEEVNRILEVLESIGVRTRWLPDSADLEIVPPARFNLEAMDEEAARRTRSVIMFLGPLLHEFTDFRLPYAGGCDLGTRTVEPHMTSLTHFGLDVQATQGWYEAQVDPQDGADRAIVLTERGDTVTENALMAAARHPGRTTIRNASPNYMVQDLCFFLERLGVRVEGIGSTTLVVSGVRDIDVDVEYSPSEDPIEAMSLIAAAVVTESEITIRRCPIEFLEIELATLAGMGMKYSMTDEYQAHNGRTRLVDITTRPGPLRAPIDKIHPMPFPGLNIDNLPFFALIAACAHGTTTIHDWVYDNRAIYLTELNKVGGKVTLLDPHRVLVEGPSRWRSNEVTCPPALRPGVVVLLAMLAAPGTSYLRNVYVIHRGYEDLAERLNALGASVQPFRDIG; encoded by the coding sequence ATGTCTGATGACTACCTCGCCCGTATCGGCACGACCATCAAGGACGCACGACACCGCGCCGGCCTGTCCCAGGCCGACCTGGCCGTGCGCCTGGAGACGAGCCAGAGCGCAGTCACCCGCATCGAGGCCGGGGGCCAGAACCTCACCCTCGACAGCCTCGCCCGCATCAGCGAGGCCCTCGACACCGAGCTCGTCGCGCTGACCCGCACGTCGGGCTCCGGCGCCGTCCACCTCAAGGTGGAGGGTGGCCGTCGGCTCTCCGGCGCCATCGACGTCAAGACCAGCAAGAACGCCGCTGTGGCGCTGCTGTGCGCCTCCCTGCTCAACAAGGGCACGACGACCCTGCGCAACCTGGCCCGCATCGAGGAGGTCAACCGCATCCTCGAGGTCCTCGAGTCGATCGGCGTGCGGACCCGGTGGCTGCCGGACAGCGCCGACCTGGAGATCGTCCCGCCGGCGAGGTTCAACCTCGAGGCCATGGACGAGGAGGCGGCTCGGCGCACTCGCAGCGTCATCATGTTCCTCGGTCCGCTGCTGCACGAGTTCACCGACTTCCGCCTGCCCTACGCCGGCGGCTGCGACCTCGGCACCCGCACGGTCGAGCCGCACATGACCTCGCTGACGCACTTCGGTCTCGACGTGCAGGCCACCCAGGGCTGGTACGAGGCCCAGGTCGACCCGCAGGACGGTGCGGACCGCGCGATCGTCCTCACCGAGCGCGGCGACACCGTCACCGAGAACGCCCTCATGGCCGCCGCTCGCCACCCCGGGCGCACCACGATCCGCAACGCCTCGCCCAACTACATGGTCCAGGACCTGTGCTTCTTCCTCGAGCGGCTCGGCGTGAGGGTCGAGGGCATCGGCAGCACGACCCTCGTGGTCTCGGGCGTGCGCGACATCGACGTCGATGTCGAGTACTCCCCCAGCGAGGACCCGATCGAGGCGATGAGCCTCATCGCCGCCGCCGTGGTCACCGAGTCCGAGATCACGATCCGGCGCTGCCCGATCGAGTTCCTGGAGATCGAGCTGGCGACCCTCGCCGGCATGGGGATGAAGTACTCGATGACCGACGAGTACCAGGCCCACAACGGCCGCACCCGGCTCGTCGACATCACCACCCGGCCCGGGCCGCTGCGGGCACCGATCGACAAGATCCACCCCATGCCCTTCCCGGGTCTGAACATCGACAACCTGCCCTTCTTCGCCCTCATCGCCGCCTGCGCACACGGCACGACGACGATCCACGACTGGGTCTACGACAACCGGGCGATCTACCTGACCGAGCTGAACAAGGTCGGGGGCAAGGTCACCCTGCTGGACCCGCACCGCGTCCTCGTCGAGGGCCCGAGCCGGTGGCGCTCCAACGAGGTCACCTGCCCGCCGGCGCTGCGCCCCGGCGTCGTCGTCCTGCTGGCGATGCTCGCCGCGCCGGGCACCTCGTACCTGCGCAACGTCTACGTCATCCACCGCGGCTACGAGGACCTCGCCGAGCGGCTCAACGCCCTCGGCGCGAGCGTGCAGCCCTTCCGCGACATCGGCTGA